In a single window of the Nilaparvata lugens isolate BPH chromosome 1, ASM1435652v1, whole genome shotgun sequence genome:
- the LOC120354110 gene encoding fidgetin-like protein 1, translating into MVSRLMSNERNSLRDTDIDEIAQLTDGYSGADVKNVCQEAALGPIRSISFTQIEFISHDQVNPIGMNDFKTALTRVRSSVGPSDLDNYLEWDKLYGSGST; encoded by the exons ATGGTCAGCAGACTGATGTCAAATGAAAGGAACAGTCTCCGCGACACAGATATTGATGAGATTGCACAGCTTACTGACGGGTATTCTGGAGCTGATGTGAAAAACGTTTGCCAGGAGGCTGCCCTAGGTCCAATACGTTCAATCTCATTCACGCAAATCGAATTCATTTCACATGACCAG GTGAACCCAATCGGAATGAACGATTTCAAAACAGCTCTAACTAGAGTTCGTTCCAGCGTTGGACCATCGGATCTCGACAATTACCTCGAATGGGACAAACTGTATGGATCTGGGTCTACTTAG